A window of Paenibacillus polygoni contains these coding sequences:
- a CDS encoding ribose-phosphate diphosphokinase gives MTYFDSKLKIFTCNSNPKLAHQIADYIGIPMGESHTTSFSDGEIQVKLSESVRGSHVYIVQSTCLPVNDNLMEMLVMIDALKRASAKTINVVIPYYGYARQDRKARSRDPITAKLVANLIEKAGATRVIAMDLHAMQIQGFFDIPVDHMLAVPIIAQYFRSKQIENPVVVSPDHGGVVRARKLADFLNAPLAIIDKRRPEPNVSEVMNIIGNIEGKTAILIDDIIDTAGTIVLGANALMEGGAKEVYACCTHPVLSGPAMERLENSPLKEVVVTDTIPITHPNPTNKLNVLSVAPLLGEAIIRVHEELSISKLFEIE, from the coding sequence ATGACTTATTTTGATTCCAAACTAAAAATATTTACTTGTAACTCTAACCCGAAACTCGCACATCAAATTGCCGACTACATCGGAATTCCAATGGGTGAGTCTCATACAACAAGCTTTAGCGATGGCGAGATTCAAGTAAAACTGTCAGAGAGTGTACGTGGCAGCCATGTGTATATCGTACAATCCACTTGCTTGCCAGTTAACGACAACTTGATGGAAATGCTTGTTATGATTGATGCACTAAAGCGTGCTTCTGCTAAAACCATTAACGTAGTTATTCCGTATTATGGATATGCAAGACAAGACCGTAAAGCACGTTCTAGAGATCCAATTACGGCTAAACTCGTAGCAAACTTGATTGAAAAAGCAGGAGCGACACGTGTTATTGCTATGGACCTGCATGCAATGCAGATTCAAGGATTTTTTGATATCCCTGTAGATCATATGCTTGCAGTTCCAATTATTGCACAATACTTCCGCTCCAAGCAGATCGAGAATCCGGTTGTTGTATCTCCGGACCATGGCGGCGTTGTACGCGCAAGAAAATTGGCTGATTTCCTAAATGCGCCGCTTGCTATTATTGACAAGCGCAGACCTGAACCGAATGTAAGTGAAGTGATGAATATCATCGGTAACATTGAAGGGAAAACAGCAATTCTAATTGATGATATTATCGATACAGCAGGTACGATTGTTCTTGGCGCGAATGCACTGATGGAAGGCGGAGCGAAAGAAGTGTACGCTTGCTGTACTCATCCCGTTCTTTCCGGACCTGCTATGGAACGACTGGAGAACTCACCGCTTAAGGAAGTTGTAGTGACGGATACCATTCCGATTACTCATCCAAATCCAACGAATAAGCTGAATGTGCTTTCTGTAGCACCGCTACTAGGCGAAGCTATTATCCGGGTTCATGAGGAATTGTCGATTAGTAAATTGTTCGAAATTGAATAG
- the pth gene encoding aminoacyl-tRNA hydrolase: protein MKWIVGLGNPGSEYAKTRHNVGFMALDALAERHNISINQSKCKALIGEGMIQGEKAVLIKPMTYMNLSGETVRAYMDYYKVALEDLIVVYDDMDTEVGKIRLRYQGSAGGHNGIKSIIQHTGTQQFNRIRMGISRPEPGHAIVDYVLSNFPKKEKEALTSMIESTCDALEYAMKESFERTMAKFNG from the coding sequence ATGAAATGGATTGTAGGACTTGGGAATCCAGGTTCTGAATATGCTAAGACAAGACATAATGTTGGATTTATGGCACTGGATGCCTTAGCAGAACGACATAACATATCTATTAATCAGAGCAAGTGTAAGGCGCTTATTGGAGAAGGAATGATCCAAGGAGAAAAAGCGGTTCTGATTAAGCCGATGACCTATATGAATCTTTCTGGAGAAACAGTCCGAGCTTATATGGATTATTATAAGGTTGCCCTGGAAGATTTAATTGTGGTCTACGATGATATGGATACAGAGGTTGGAAAAATACGACTTCGGTATCAAGGAAGCGCGGGCGGACATAATGGAATTAAATCCATCATCCAGCATACAGGTACTCAGCAGTTCAACCGAATACGCATGGGTATCTCAAGACCCGAACCAGGGCATGCCATTGTTGATTATGTCCTTTCCAACTTTCCAAAGAAGGAAAAAGAGGCGCTGACTTCAATGATAGAGTCCACTTGTGATGCTTTGGAGTATGCAATGAAGGAATCATTCGAGAGAACAATGGCTAAATTTAATGGCTAA
- a CDS encoding anti-sigma-F factor Fin — translation MQIHYVCRHCRSSIGSIEADLTTEVRLGLHFLTPSERQDIIAYNSKGEQIVSITCSYCTEAIMDHPELSLIASPLQ, via the coding sequence ATGCAAATCCATTATGTCTGTCGTCATTGCCGCTCATCTATAGGAAGTATCGAGGCGGATCTAACGACAGAGGTCCGATTAGGTCTTCATTTCTTGACCCCTTCAGAGCGTCAAGATATAATTGCCTATAATTCAAAAGGCGAGCAGATTGTCAGTATTACCTGCAGCTATTGTACGGAAGCAATCATGGACCATCCAGAGCTTAGCCTCATTGCAAGTCCCTTGCAGTAA
- the mfd gene encoding transcription-repair coupling factor, giving the protein MLQALIDAYSKDSDFESIASGVTSGMKEQLISGLTGSARQIMIAALHKHLDRPMLVVTHNMFAAQKVADDLQEALSADQVLLYPANELIAAEAAISSPETLAQRIDVLLKCAKGFRGIVVIPLSGARRYLPSPEIIANAEITLQQGGTLELDSFLRGMVELGYERVERVETQGEMSIRGGIIDFFPVTSGLAYRVELFDDEIDSIRTFDPIDQRSIDKINQVVITPCKELIANEAKMKQAADRAAILLEEQLEKTTDRQAKLRLRDEIHREIELLREHVYFPEIYKYVTELYPEKQTIYDFMPQDTVLIFDEPARLLETGKQLERDESEWSMHLLQNGKTLPQLTLSLDHEEVLYKRPFQTLFISVFLRQVPHTLPQNILNMVSRSMQDFHGQMNVLKAEMERWQKAGVQVFMLASSEERLDRMRRVLQDYDIHEPTMMIGSLQSGFEMPSIHLAVITEGEMFSQKQRKVRKPIRNVDNAERIKSYSELKVGDYVVHQNHGIGKYMGIGTLEVGGIHKDYMHILYAGGDKLSVPIEQIDLIQKYVGSEEKEPKIYKLGGNDWTRVKNKVRSSVQDIADDLIKLYAARQSSPGYAFEKDTAEQQEFEDLFPYDETRDQERAIEEIKKDMEQSRPMDRLLCGDVGYGKTEVAIRAAFKAAIEGKQVAVLVPTTILAQQHYETFRERFSGYPFNVSVLSRFRSRKEQNETTKGIKDGTIDIVIGTHRLLSQDLVFKDLGLLIVDEEQRFGVTHKEKLKKLKTNVDVLTLTATPIPRTLHMSMLGVRDLSVIETPPENRFPVQTYVVEHSQTLVREAIERELARGGQVYYLYNRVQGIQEMAAEISDLVPGAKVGVGHGQMTESELEKTILDFLDGEFDVLVSTSIIETGVDIPNVNTLIVHDADKMGLSQLYQLRGRVGRSNRIAYAYFTYQRDKVLTEVAEKRLQSIKEFTELGSGFKIAMRDLTIRGAGNLLGAEQHGFIASVGFDLYSQMLAEEINKRKVTMLGEEAPQESSWTTAIDLAIDAYLPSDYIYDSIQKIEIYKKVAVLASFDDTMELEDELVDRFGDLPEAVTNLLTVARLKIYGKAYGIESIVQRGDDITLKFYEGQENAVNGVKLIQIGNQFERRVQFEQGQSMSIHVKGKGLSDLELLQLLEKFLAAMKDAFKSKGELQDVAK; this is encoded by the coding sequence TTGCTACAAGCACTTATTGATGCCTATTCCAAAGATTCTGATTTTGAATCGATTGCATCCGGCGTTACGTCGGGAATGAAGGAGCAGTTGATCTCCGGTTTGACTGGGTCGGCTCGTCAAATCATGATAGCTGCCTTACACAAGCATCTAGATCGACCAATGCTCGTTGTGACCCATAATATGTTTGCAGCGCAGAAAGTGGCAGATGATCTACAGGAAGCGCTTTCTGCAGATCAAGTCCTTTTATACCCTGCAAACGAGTTAATTGCTGCGGAGGCAGCTATATCAAGTCCAGAAACCCTTGCACAGCGTATAGATGTTCTCCTCAAGTGTGCCAAAGGATTTCGTGGTATTGTCGTTATTCCTTTATCGGGAGCTCGCCGGTATTTACCTTCTCCTGAGATTATTGCAAATGCGGAAATTACATTACAGCAGGGCGGAACGCTTGAGCTGGATTCCTTCCTTCGCGGTATGGTGGAGCTGGGATATGAACGAGTTGAACGCGTAGAAACACAAGGAGAGATGAGCATCCGTGGAGGGATCATTGACTTCTTCCCTGTGACTTCTGGGCTTGCTTATCGTGTGGAATTATTTGATGATGAGATTGATTCGATACGTACCTTTGATCCGATAGATCAGCGTTCTATTGATAAGATTAATCAGGTTGTCATTACACCTTGCAAGGAATTAATTGCAAACGAAGCGAAAATGAAGCAAGCCGCAGATCGAGCGGCCATTTTGCTTGAAGAACAATTAGAAAAGACGACCGACCGGCAGGCGAAACTTCGTCTACGCGATGAAATCCATCGTGAGATCGAACTGCTGCGTGAACATGTCTATTTTCCTGAAATATATAAATATGTAACAGAGTTATACCCTGAGAAACAAACTATCTATGACTTTATGCCCCAGGATACAGTCCTGATATTTGACGAGCCGGCCAGGCTTCTGGAAACGGGAAAACAACTTGAGCGGGATGAGTCCGAGTGGAGTATGCATTTGCTCCAAAATGGCAAAACGCTGCCACAGCTTACTCTTTCCCTTGATCATGAAGAAGTTTTATATAAACGTCCATTCCAGACGTTATTTATTTCTGTTTTCCTAAGACAGGTTCCACATACATTACCTCAGAACATTCTGAACATGGTCAGCCGCAGTATGCAGGACTTCCATGGCCAAATGAATGTGCTAAAAGCGGAAATGGAGCGCTGGCAAAAAGCAGGCGTACAGGTCTTTATGCTGGCAAGCAGCGAAGAACGACTGGACCGAATGCGCCGTGTATTACAGGATTACGATATACATGAACCGACCATGATGATCGGCAGCTTACAGAGTGGTTTTGAGATGCCTTCGATTCATTTAGCCGTCATTACGGAAGGCGAGATGTTCTCCCAAAAACAACGTAAAGTTCGCAAACCTATTCGTAATGTAGATAATGCAGAACGTATTAAGAGTTACAGTGAACTTAAGGTTGGGGATTATGTTGTCCATCAGAACCACGGTATTGGTAAGTATATGGGGATCGGCACATTAGAAGTAGGTGGAATCCATAAGGATTACATGCATATTCTATATGCTGGCGGAGATAAGCTGTCTGTTCCTATTGAACAGATTGACCTCATCCAGAAGTATGTAGGATCAGAAGAGAAAGAACCAAAAATCTATAAACTTGGCGGCAATGACTGGACACGTGTTAAAAATAAAGTTCGGAGTTCTGTTCAGGATATAGCGGATGATTTGATCAAACTGTATGCAGCTCGTCAATCTTCACCTGGTTATGCCTTTGAAAAAGATACGGCCGAACAGCAGGAATTTGAAGATTTATTCCCTTATGATGAAACAAGGGATCAGGAAAGAGCAATTGAAGAAATTAAAAAAGACATGGAACAAAGTCGTCCTATGGATCGTTTATTATGCGGGGATGTAGGATACGGCAAAACCGAAGTAGCCATCCGAGCTGCATTCAAAGCAGCAATCGAAGGGAAACAGGTTGCAGTACTTGTTCCTACAACGATTCTTGCGCAGCAACATTATGAAACATTCCGTGAGCGTTTTTCTGGATATCCATTTAATGTGAGCGTTCTGAGCCGGTTCCGTTCTCGTAAGGAACAGAATGAGACGACGAAGGGAATCAAGGATGGAACTATTGATATTGTAATCGGTACGCATCGTTTATTATCTCAAGACCTTGTCTTTAAAGATCTGGGGCTGCTGATTGTGGATGAGGAACAACGTTTTGGGGTGACTCATAAAGAAAAGCTCAAGAAGCTGAAGACGAATGTGGACGTACTAACACTAACGGCAACACCAATTCCTCGAACCCTTCATATGTCTATGCTGGGTGTACGTGACTTATCAGTTATTGAGACGCCTCCAGAAAACCGTTTCCCTGTGCAGACCTATGTTGTTGAGCACAGTCAGACTTTGGTTCGGGAAGCTATAGAGCGGGAACTGGCAAGAGGCGGGCAAGTGTACTACCTATATAACCGTGTTCAAGGAATTCAAGAGATGGCTGCGGAGATTTCAGATCTTGTCCCTGGCGCAAAAGTCGGTGTGGGGCATGGGCAGATGACAGAGTCCGAACTTGAGAAGACGATTCTTGATTTTCTGGATGGAGAGTTTGACGTGCTTGTCAGCACCAGTATTATTGAAACAGGGGTTGATATCCCGAACGTCAATACATTGATCGTACATGATGCTGATAAAATGGGACTTTCTCAGCTGTATCAGCTGCGCGGACGAGTTGGACGTTCCAACCGAATAGCGTATGCCTATTTTACGTATCAAAGGGATAAAGTTCTGACAGAAGTAGCAGAAAAAAGGCTTCAATCCATCAAGGAGTTTACAGAGCTTGGCTCCGGTTTCAAAATTGCTATGCGGGATCTAACGATTCGGGGAGCTGGAAACCTGCTTGGAGCAGAGCAGCACGGGTTTATCGCCTCAGTCGGTTTTGATCTCTACTCACAGATGCTCGCCGAAGAAATTAATAAACGTAAAGTGACCATGCTGGGTGAGGAAGCTCCACAAGAATCCAGCTGGACAACAGCCATTGATCTAGCGATCGATGCTTACTTACCATCTGATTACATCTATGACAGCATTCAAAAAATTGAAATTTACAAAAAAGTGGCTGTTCTTGCTTCCTTTGATGATACGATGGAATTAGAAGATGAACTGGTGGATCGTTTTGGTGATTTACCAGAGGCAGTTACGAATTTGCTCACTGTGGCGAGACTTAAAATCTATGGTAAAGCCTATGGTATTGAGTCGATTGTACAGCGAGGAGATGACATAACTTTAAAATTCTATGAGGGTCAAGAAAATGCTGTAAATGGAGTAAAACTTATTCAGATTGGAAATCAGTTTGAAAGACGTGTACAATTTGAACAAGGACAAAGTATGTCTATTCATGTAAAAGGTAAAGGACTCAGCGATTTGGAGCTTCTTCAATTGCTAGAGAAATTCCTTGCAGCCATGAAGGATGCTTTTAAATCAAAGGGGGAACTTCAAGATGTTGCGAAGTAA
- a CDS encoding peptidylprolyl isomerase, whose amino-acid sequence MLRSNKKSWKTIAVTMVGVLSISLLAACGNGDDQNSASDDKSAIIVKYDGGEITENEFNTEMKIMKFMSPQYAQLMEMDEFREYLVEQQVTYEYLSNQASEESKKQGEEEADNQLAQMKEQVGDEQWKAMLENYELTEADIKNYMARVLTIVKDKSPKVTEEELKAQYDASPEQFITATVRHVLISFQDPETQEERAEGEALKIAKEVKAKLDKGEDFAAVAKKYSEDPGSAENGGLYEDTPIVSWVEAFKEAAKTLEINKISDPVETDYGYHIIKVEKRTEPTFEELTQEQKDTLANTIVNTQIQTFMEKELDGIMKGEIKLPANPAAEKEGTDTEGTGTEGTQSETPEGSDTGTEGTDKGTDQGTTGTEGTDAGKESTDKTTDGK is encoded by the coding sequence ATGTTGCGAAGTAATAAAAAATCCTGGAAGACGATTGCGGTGACAATGGTCGGCGTATTATCAATATCTCTTCTGGCTGCTTGTGGAAATGGCGATGATCAGAATTCGGCAAGCGACGATAAGAGTGCGATCATCGTTAAATATGATGGCGGCGAAATTACAGAGAATGAATTTAACACTGAGATGAAAATCATGAAATTTATGAGTCCTCAGTACGCACAGCTCATGGAAATGGATGAATTCCGTGAATATCTAGTTGAGCAGCAAGTGACTTATGAGTATTTGAGCAATCAAGCTTCTGAGGAATCCAAGAAACAAGGAGAAGAAGAAGCAGACAATCAGCTTGCTCAGATGAAAGAACAAGTTGGAGATGAGCAGTGGAAAGCAATGCTCGAAAATTATGAACTTACAGAAGCAGATATCAAAAATTATATGGCTCGTGTTTTGACCATTGTTAAGGATAAATCACCAAAAGTAACAGAAGAAGAGCTTAAAGCACAATACGACGCTAGCCCGGAACAATTTATTACAGCTACCGTTCGTCACGTCCTGATTAGCTTCCAAGATCCTGAAACACAAGAAGAGCGTGCAGAAGGGGAAGCACTGAAAATCGCAAAAGAGGTAAAAGCAAAACTGGATAAAGGGGAAGACTTTGCTGCGGTAGCAAAAAAATACTCCGAGGATCCAGGTTCTGCTGAAAATGGCGGTTTGTATGAAGATACTCCTATTGTATCTTGGGTAGAAGCTTTCAAAGAAGCTGCTAAAACTTTAGAAATTAACAAGATCAGTGATCCTGTTGAAACCGATTATGGATATCACATTATCAAGGTAGAGAAACGTACAGAACCAACCTTTGAAGAATTAACACAGGAACAAAAAGATACCCTTGCGAATACGATCGTAAATACACAAATCCAGACCTTCATGGAAAAAGAGCTTGATGGAATTATGAAAGGTGAAATCAAGCTTCCTGCAAATCCTGCAGCAGAAAAAGAAGGAACGGATACAGAGGGAACAGGTACTGAGGGTACACAATCGGAAACTCCAGAAGGTTCCGATACAGGAACTGAAGGGACTGACAAAGGTACAGATCAAGGAACAACAGGTACCGAAGGAACCGATGCAGGTAAAGAAAGTACAGATAAAACAACCGACGGCAAATAA
- the spoVT gene encoding stage V sporulation protein T, with protein MKATGIVRRIDDLGRVVIPKEIRRTLRIREGDPLEIFVDRDGEVILKKYSPIGELGDFAKEYAESLFESTGHVTLITDRDTIITVAGGSKKEYLEKQIGNLVEHSMDNRKTLLENSSGSYEIAKDHNETLSSFVVAPIISGGDPIGAVILYSKDESTKMSQLEVKMSETAAAFLGKQMEQ; from the coding sequence ATGAAAGCTACTGGTATCGTCCGCCGTATTGATGACCTCGGTCGTGTCGTAATTCCCAAAGAAATTCGTCGTACTTTACGCATTCGTGAAGGTGATCCGCTTGAAATTTTTGTGGATCGGGATGGCGAGGTTATTCTGAAGAAGTATTCACCGATTGGTGAATTGGGTGATTTTGCAAAGGAATATGCGGAATCCTTGTTTGAAAGTACAGGACATGTAACGCTCATTACTGACCGTGATACGATTATTACGGTAGCAGGCGGATCTAAAAAAGAATACCTGGAGAAGCAAATCGGAAATTTGGTTGAGCACTCCATGGATAACCGTAAAACGTTGCTTGAGAACAGCAGTGGATCTTATGAAATTGCTAAAGATCATAACGAAACTTTATCATCCTTTGTTGTAGCACCGATTATATCTGGAGGAGATCCTATTGGTGCCGTGATACTGTACAGCAAAGATGAATCAACAAAAATGTCTCAACTTGAAGTGAAAATGTCTGAAACCGCAGCCGCGTTTCTTGGCAAGCAAATGGAGCAGTAA